One stretch of Rhodoferax lithotrophicus DNA includes these proteins:
- a CDS encoding HAD family hydrolase, with the protein MNIVFDFGAVLFAWQPRQLLRQTFPERVQTDEDAAALAHQVFGHSDWHDFDRGVLDMETVIDRIATRLALPLVGTRQLVCGIGERLMPMTDTVALLERLHRRRQQGEGVTGLYYLSNMPMPYARFLQEHHAFLACFDGGLFSGDVKLIKPDAAIYLALQQQYALVPEHTLFIDDLLSNVHAAQALGWQGVHFESAPQLGAALSILGL; encoded by the coding sequence ATGAACATCGTTTTTGACTTCGGTGCGGTGCTGTTTGCCTGGCAACCCCGGCAACTGCTGCGGCAGACGTTTCCCGAGCGTGTCCAGACTGATGAGGACGCTGCGGCTTTGGCGCATCAGGTGTTTGGACACTCTGACTGGCATGACTTTGACCGTGGTGTTCTGGACATGGAGACCGTCATTGACCGGATCGCCACCCGGCTTGCGCTGCCACTGGTAGGCACCCGGCAACTGGTGTGTGGCATTGGCGAGCGCCTGATGCCCATGACAGACACCGTGGCGCTGCTGGAGCGTTTACACCGCCGCCGCCAGCAAGGGGAGGGTGTGACCGGGCTGTATTACCTGTCGAACATGCCGATGCCCTATGCCCGGTTTTTGCAGGAACATCATGCATTTTTGGCGTGTTTTGACGGTGGCTTGTTTTCCGGCGATGTCAAGCTGATCAAACCCGATGCCGCCATTTACCTGGCGCTGCAACAGCAGTACGCGCTGGTTCCCGAGCACACCTTGTTTATTGACGACCTTTTGTCCAATGTCCATGCGGCCCAGGCCTTGGGCTGGCAGGGTGTCCACTTCGAGTCGGCCCCTCAATTGGGGGCCGCGCTTTCAATTCTGGGTCTGTAG
- a CDS encoding alginate O-acetyltransferase AlgX-related protein → MEMIKNCCVNKWRCVAFLSGALGMVSVHGGESLGIVGKNDWLFLRSELSSPAEASANAETISLIGRFNKVLAANGISMVVTMVPVKVRLYAEYLPDNIKLNDYMAGNYERMSKALQAAGVTVIDLNTPFLNSPMRNSDTPLFYRLDGHWSFIGAKLAAETVKAGIDANPMLKKALDATPEVAFQMNVGKRKLPTKVHDLMALIPPNYGTFAPERFTPVSVIRAQEQNEANRVPIGITVQGSSFSQEWTGFVDALRFVLQRDILNVSVTANIGSWFGMESYLSSDAFQTNAPKILIWERPEYTMRAPPNFQFQDARYVSNNTEWLLRASAWVQGTCKPSTVIAKVMPVSLAANGANLNDGMVTGPTSDKEFIEISFNKPIEKLDYLAARITAAGSKTLIFEGSGPGVATRRFTLNIAGDAAAHALKTPLLSNSRGFTKLRIYPGKRQSFALHGLKICRQPEDILD, encoded by the coding sequence ATGGAAATGATAAAAAATTGCTGTGTCAATAAATGGCGATGTGTTGCCTTTTTGTCCGGCGCCCTTGGCATGGTTTCTGTGCACGGTGGCGAGTCTCTGGGCATTGTCGGCAAAAATGACTGGCTCTTTTTACGATCTGAATTGTCGAGTCCGGCAGAAGCGTCTGCCAACGCAGAGACCATTTCGCTGATTGGGCGTTTCAACAAAGTGCTTGCGGCTAACGGCATCAGCATGGTCGTCACGATGGTGCCAGTGAAGGTACGTTTGTACGCCGAGTATCTTCCTGACAACATCAAACTCAACGATTACATGGCTGGTAATTACGAGCGTATGAGCAAGGCGTTACAGGCCGCCGGGGTGACGGTGATTGATCTCAATACGCCTTTCTTGAACAGTCCCATGCGGAACTCAGATACGCCCCTTTTTTATCGGCTTGATGGACATTGGAGCTTTATTGGTGCCAAGTTGGCGGCTGAAACCGTCAAGGCTGGCATAGATGCCAACCCCATGCTGAAAAAGGCGCTTGATGCAACACCTGAAGTGGCGTTTCAAATGAACGTCGGCAAGCGCAAACTTCCGACCAAAGTACATGATTTGATGGCTTTGATACCACCCAATTATGGGACTTTTGCACCTGAGCGATTCACGCCGGTCAGCGTGATTCGAGCCCAGGAGCAGAATGAAGCCAACCGTGTACCCATCGGGATCACGGTGCAGGGCAGCAGTTTCTCCCAGGAGTGGACTGGCTTTGTGGATGCGCTGCGTTTTGTGTTGCAGCGCGATATTTTGAATGTCTCGGTGACGGCGAATATCGGATCCTGGTTTGGTATGGAAAGCTATTTGAGTAGTGATGCCTTCCAGACCAATGCGCCCAAAATACTGATCTGGGAAAGGCCCGAGTACACCATGCGCGCGCCACCGAATTTTCAATTTCAGGACGCACGTTATGTGAGCAACAATACTGAATGGCTGTTGCGCGCCTCGGCCTGGGTACAGGGTACTTGCAAACCATCGACTGTGATTGCTAAGGTGATGCCGGTCAGTTTGGCGGCAAACGGAGCCAATTTGAATGACGGAATGGTCACAGGGCCGACCAGCGACAAGGAATTCATCGAGATCAGTTTTAACAAGCCCATCGAAAAGCTGGATTACCTGGCCGCAAGGATTACCGCCGCCGGATCAAAAACCTTAATTTTTGAGGGTTCTGGCCCCGGGGTGGCAACACGCCGGTTTACATTGAATATCGCTGGGGATGCTGCTGCGCATGCCCTGAAAACACCATTGCTATCGAATAGTCGGGGTTTCACAAAATTGCGAATCTACCCAGGGAAACGCCAAAGTTTTGCCCTGCATGGGCTGAAAATTTGCCGCCAGCCTGAAGACATTCTTGACTAA
- the pgi gene encoding glucose-6-phosphate isomerase, translated as MNRTRCDHTPAWGQLQTAFEASGRALDLRTAFAADPRRFEVFSQNAPHVFADLSKNLVDEATQALLLELARQSGLEAHRDAMFAGDRINSTEARQVMHWLLRTPPIDPAMPSQSVHRHMAETLHEVHTTLEAMLDYAERVRADAAITDVVNIGIGGSDLGPQMAVLALDEYVTPGKRFHFVSNVDGHELAAVLKKVKPESTLFLVASKTFTTIETMTNAHSAKAWFEAQGGTDIARHFAALTTNVVAAHAFGISTTFGFWDWVGGRYSVWSAIGLPLAIAIGAQGFREFLAGAHDMDEHFRTAPLEQNLPVRLGLLDVWYRNFHHFTSRSVAPYHSALKRYPAYLQQLEMESNGKRVDAEGQALPYATSPVVWGEPGTNGQHAYFQMLHQGTDVVPVEFVAVKKPKHSLPGHHTLLLANVLAQAQALMLGKADAGGHKHFTGNRPSTFLLLDELNPTSLGALIALQEHRVFVSGSLWGINSFDQWGVELGKVLAKDVEARLSDGNVAGLDASTAGLLVRLRA; from the coding sequence ATGAACCGTACCCGTTGTGACCACACCCCCGCCTGGGGCCAATTACAAACTGCGTTTGAGGCCTCGGGCCGTGCCTTGGATTTGCGCACGGCGTTTGCGGCTGACCCCCGGCGCTTTGAGGTTTTCAGCCAGAACGCGCCACATGTGTTTGCTGACCTGTCCAAAAATCTGGTCGACGAAGCGACCCAGGCGCTGCTGCTGGAACTGGCGCGCCAGAGTGGACTGGAGGCGCACCGGGATGCCATGTTCGCGGGTGACAGGATCAACAGCACCGAAGCGCGCCAGGTGATGCATTGGTTGTTGAGAACCCCACCCATCGACCCCGCCATGCCGTCGCAGTCGGTGCACCGGCACATGGCCGAGACCTTGCACGAGGTGCACACCACGCTGGAGGCCATGCTGGATTACGCTGAACGGGTGCGCGCCGATGCGGCCATCACCGATGTGGTCAATATCGGCATTGGTGGCTCAGACCTGGGGCCACAAATGGCGGTGCTGGCGCTGGATGAATACGTCACGCCGGGCAAGCGGTTTCACTTTGTCTCGAACGTGGATGGTCATGAACTGGCGGCGGTGCTGAAAAAAGTCAAGCCCGAGAGCACGCTGTTCCTAGTGGCCAGCAAAACCTTCACCACCATCGAGACCATGACCAACGCCCACAGTGCCAAGGCCTGGTTTGAGGCCCAGGGCGGCACCGATATCGCCCGGCATTTTGCTGCGCTCACTACCAATGTTGTAGCTGCTCACGCTTTTGGCATCAGCACCACCTTTGGTTTTTGGGATTGGGTCGGGGGGCGTTATTCGGTCTGGTCGGCCATTGGCCTGCCGCTGGCCATTGCCATCGGGGCGCAGGGTTTCCGGGAATTTCTGGCCGGTGCACACGACATGGACGAGCATTTCCGCACCGCGCCGCTGGAACAGAATCTGCCGGTGCGCCTGGGCTTGCTGGACGTGTGGTACCGCAACTTTCACCACTTCACCAGCCGCAGCGTGGCCCCGTACCACAGCGCCCTCAAACGCTACCCGGCGTATTTGCAGCAGTTGGAGATGGAAAGCAATGGCAAGCGGGTGGATGCCGAGGGCCAGGCCCTACCGTATGCCACCTCACCCGTGGTCTGGGGCGAGCCTGGCACCAACGGCCAGCACGCTTATTTTCAGATGTTGCACCAGGGCACGGACGTGGTGCCGGTGGAGTTTGTCGCCGTTAAAAAGCCCAAACACAGCTTGCCCGGACACCACACGCTGCTGCTGGCCAATGTGCTGGCGCAGGCGCAGGCGCTGATGCTGGGCAAAGCCGATGCGGGTGGCCACAAACACTTCACCGGCAACCGACCCAGCACGTTTTTGCTGCTCGATGAGCTCAACCCGACCAGCCTGGGCGCACTGATTGCCTTGCAGGAGCACCGCGTGTTTGTTAGTGGCAGCCTGTGGGGCATCAACAGTTTTGACCAGTGGGGGGTGGAGCTGGGCAAGGTGCTGGCCAAGGATGTGGAGGCCCGTTTGAGCGACGGCAATGTGGCGGGGCTGGATGCGTCCACGGCGGGGCTGCTGGTGCGTTTACGCGCATGA
- a CDS encoding alginate O-acetyltransferase AlgX-related protein, whose amino-acid sequence MMFQKMIAGFRLFFWLCASAMAHAQTESPVIVGKNDWLFVRYGMVHESFQSEVLASIELIKKTNRMLQKANVRLVVLTTPLKMEIYSEYLPDGFEVSRYMKGFNDATLARLSEGGVAVIDLKKTMRQAALENPETPLFYRLDTHWTHSGTYIAAQTVLQGLLTEPGLKKVYEAIPAVPYTLTWDKKMYVQSRIRDIVSFLPTGTPAYAPERTKKFSVVRSRDAVSENGKEATQGGELVLTGSSMSGDWLGFPDALRFALQRNVSNFSINGDLGPWVGLRAYLQNNAFQIKKPSLILWEIPGQTFELGPNYQLRLERYKIHPQLWLLQIAALTEPVCDPVSVKIQVRAGAGSPTGQESANSMRSAFEIQFDKPLDSSMYLRAKAVTNGTQQMTVEAWSKQQLKHRMNVDAGTDGTDHALRIPIGVGLKDISQLKVNGISAISDVQMCKYSENWLAR is encoded by the coding sequence ATGATGTTTCAAAAAATGATTGCCGGGTTTCGTTTGTTTTTTTGGCTATGTGCGAGTGCCATGGCCCACGCGCAGACAGAGTCACCCGTGATAGTCGGAAAGAATGATTGGCTATTTGTCCGATATGGAATGGTGCACGAATCATTTCAGTCAGAGGTATTGGCATCCATCGAACTGATCAAAAAAACCAACCGGATGCTCCAAAAGGCGAACGTACGTCTAGTGGTACTCACAACGCCATTAAAAATGGAAATCTATTCTGAATACTTGCCAGACGGGTTCGAAGTGAGCCGGTATATGAAAGGTTTCAATGATGCAACTCTTGCGCGTTTATCTGAAGGCGGTGTGGCGGTCATTGATCTGAAAAAAACGATGCGTCAGGCCGCATTGGAAAACCCAGAAACCCCTCTCTTCTACAGATTGGACACACATTGGACTCATTCCGGTACCTACATTGCAGCCCAAACTGTGCTTCAAGGTTTGTTGACTGAGCCTGGTCTGAAAAAGGTTTACGAAGCCATTCCAGCGGTCCCATACACCCTCACCTGGGATAAAAAAATGTATGTGCAGAGCAGGATACGGGATATTGTCAGTTTCCTTCCGACCGGCACCCCGGCCTATGCACCCGAGAGGACGAAAAAATTTTCGGTAGTGAGAAGTCGTGATGCGGTCTCGGAAAATGGGAAGGAGGCGACTCAAGGAGGCGAATTAGTGCTGACAGGAAGCAGTATGTCTGGTGACTGGCTAGGCTTCCCGGATGCGTTGCGTTTTGCGTTACAGCGCAATGTTTCCAATTTTTCGATCAATGGTGACTTAGGCCCCTGGGTTGGGCTGCGCGCATATTTGCAAAACAATGCTTTCCAGATAAAAAAACCGTCTCTGATACTTTGGGAAATACCGGGGCAGACTTTCGAGCTTGGGCCCAATTATCAGCTCAGATTGGAGCGCTATAAGATCCATCCTCAACTCTGGTTATTGCAAATTGCGGCACTGACGGAGCCCGTGTGTGATCCAGTTTCAGTAAAAATCCAGGTCAGAGCGGGCGCTGGTTCCCCCACTGGGCAAGAATCTGCGAACTCAATGCGTAGCGCTTTTGAAATTCAATTTGACAAGCCACTGGATTCTTCGATGTATCTTCGCGCAAAAGCCGTGACGAATGGTACTCAACAGATGACGGTAGAGGCATGGAGCAAACAGCAATTGAAGCATCGAATGAATGTAGATGCCGGTACTGATGGCACTGATCATGCTTTGAGAATACCGATCGGCGTAGGGCTCAAAGACATCAGTCAGTTGAAAGTAAACGGAATATCAGCGATAAGTGACGTTCAGATGTGCAAGTACTCAGAGAACTGGTTGGCACGGTAA
- a CDS encoding alpha/beta hydrolase — translation MAKSWSALLEGRVNGQTVGRWWLTLWLVGTLSGCAWLTDQQRQIIYRPMLTAHGSTVTSPSSVQFYELEVPRSGTPAHISLWWLPQTDPQAPTLLYLHGTFRNLEGNQHKIESLRQAGFSILALDYRGWGQSTAITPSEQTILADARLAWAELVRREPRPAQRVIYGHSMGSGVAVDLASQLSYPQDYGGLILESAFTSFADVARSAGFWTRVLALFSTERFASIDKIGQVHAPLLMLHGQQDDTIPIALGEQLFAAAHAPKQWVSIKAGGHSDLDLVAADAYQHALQVFKTQHLVPAALPTLQTQN, via the coding sequence ATGGCTAAAAGCTGGTCTGCCCTTTTGGAGGGGCGGGTCAATGGGCAAACGGTGGGGCGCTGGTGGCTCACTTTGTGGCTTGTCGGAACGCTGAGCGGTTGTGCCTGGCTCACCGATCAACAACGGCAAATCATTTACCGCCCCATGCTGACTGCGCACGGCAGTACGGTCACCTCTCCGTCATCTGTGCAATTTTATGAGCTTGAAGTTCCCAGGTCAGGTACGCCAGCACACATCAGTCTGTGGTGGCTACCACAGACCGACCCGCAGGCCCCCACGCTGCTTTACCTGCATGGCACTTTCCGCAATCTGGAGGGCAACCAGCACAAGATCGAATCGCTGCGCCAAGCCGGTTTCTCCATTTTGGCGCTGGACTACCGTGGCTGGGGCCAAAGCACGGCCATCACCCCGTCCGAGCAAACTATTCTGGCCGATGCCCGCCTGGCCTGGGCCGAGCTGGTACGGCGCGAACCACGCCCGGCGCAGCGGGTAATTTACGGCCATTCCATGGGCAGTGGTGTGGCCGTTGACCTGGCCAGCCAGCTGAGCTACCCCCAAGACTATGGCGGCCTGATTCTGGAATCCGCCTTCACCAGTTTTGCCGATGTGGCCCGCTCGGCCGGTTTTTGGACCCGCGTGCTGGCGCTGTTCAGTACCGAGCGTTTTGCCTCCATCGACAAAATCGGTCAAGTTCACGCGCCTTTGCTGATGCTGCACGGCCAGCAGGATGACACCATTCCCATCGCCCTGGGTGAGCAGCTGTTTGCCGCCGCCCATGCCCCCAAACAATGGGTGTCGATCAAAGCTGGCGGCCACAGTGATTTGGATCTGGTGGCAGCTGATGCCTACCAGCATGCGCTGCAGGTGTTTAAAACTCAACACCTGGTGCCCGCGGCACTCCCCACGCTACAGACCCAGAATTGA
- a CDS encoding acyl carrier protein, whose product MATIQPQDDPRGDIHLVVEGIFRELFRDKSLVIHTETSAKDIEGWDSLAHITLIVAIEKKFGIKFKLAELQDVRNVGDILALVKTKTGK is encoded by the coding sequence ATGGCAACTATCCAGCCTCAGGACGATCCTCGGGGGGATATTCACCTCGTCGTGGAGGGTATCTTTCGAGAACTTTTTCGGGATAAAAGTCTCGTTATACACACAGAGACAAGCGCCAAGGATATTGAAGGTTGGGACTCTCTTGCCCATATCACGCTCATCGTGGCCATTGAAAAAAAATTTGGCATTAAATTCAAACTCGCCGAGTTACAGGATGTTCGTAACGTAGGCGACATTCTGGCTCTTGTAAAGACCAAGACGGGAAAATGA